Proteins from a single region of Paenibacillus sp. BIHB 4019:
- a CDS encoding stage V sporulation protein D, translated as MKVSNVTVRRRLFMVLIFGVIAFAALGVRLGYVQLWKGSELTAKAENSWRRDIPYMAKRGEIWDRNGVKLAYNVTSPTIWAIPAQIKDKRATADALAPLLDMTADELYGKINTKKSMLVQLRPGGRKMTPEKAQQVRELSLPGIVAAEDNKRFYPFGSLAAHVLGFTGIDNQGLTGVEAKYNDELSGIQGNVSFLSDARGRQMPNSSDTYVEPKEGLTMQLTIDKQIQAIMERELDQAMAQHQPDQIMAIAMNPKNGEILGMASRPTYEPDKYKEVASEVYNRNLPIWMTYEPGSTFKIITLAAAIEEKKVNLNNERFYDPGAIEVGGARLRCWKKGGHGSQTFLEVVENSCNPGFVTLGQRLGKDKLFEYIKNFGFGTKTGIDIGGEENGIMFKLSRVGPVELATTAFGQGVSVTPIQQITAVSAAINGGTLYKPHVVKGWINPDTGETVETVEPEAVRTVISEETSKAVREALESVVAKGTGRNAFIDGYRVGGKTGTAQKVVGGKYSPNEHIVSFIGFAPADDPEIVIYVAVDNPQGIQFGGLVAAPIVRNMMEDALTVLQVPQREKQIGKVYKYGETPIVAVPNLIGKSVSDIYEDLNMNFNLSSAGTGQTVIRQAPVAGTRVDRGSTIRIYLGDEDDISHTH; from the coding sequence ATGAAAGTATCAAATGTGACGGTGCGCCGTCGATTGTTTATGGTGCTTATTTTTGGGGTAATTGCATTTGCCGCTTTAGGTGTGCGGCTAGGGTATGTTCAGCTTTGGAAGGGCAGCGAGCTGACGGCCAAGGCGGAAAATTCATGGCGCAGGGATATTCCCTATATGGCGAAGCGGGGAGAAATTTGGGACCGCAATGGCGTCAAGCTGGCTTACAATGTAACCTCGCCTACCATTTGGGCGATTCCTGCGCAAATTAAAGACAAGCGGGCGACGGCTGATGCGCTCGCGCCGCTGCTGGATATGACGGCAGATGAGCTGTATGGCAAAATCAATACGAAAAAATCAATGCTCGTCCAGCTTCGTCCCGGCGGCCGCAAAATGACGCCGGAGAAGGCGCAGCAGGTGCGGGAGCTCTCGCTTCCTGGCATTGTAGCTGCCGAGGACAATAAACGCTTTTATCCCTTTGGCAGCTTGGCAGCGCATGTGCTCGGCTTTACAGGCATAGACAACCAAGGTCTGACGGGTGTGGAAGCCAAGTATAATGACGAGCTTAGCGGCATTCAAGGGAATGTCTCTTTTCTGTCGGATGCGCGCGGCAGGCAGATGCCGAATTCCTCGGATACGTATGTGGAGCCGAAGGAAGGGCTGACGATGCAGCTGACGATCGACAAGCAGATTCAAGCGATTATGGAGCGAGAGCTGGACCAAGCGATGGCACAGCACCAGCCCGACCAAATTATGGCGATTGCGATGAATCCAAAAAATGGCGAAATATTAGGGATGGCGAGCCGCCCGACCTATGAGCCGGATAAGTACAAGGAAGTCGCGTCCGAGGTGTATAATCGGAATTTGCCGATTTGGATGACCTATGAGCCGGGTTCAACGTTTAAAATTATTACGCTCGCCGCAGCTATCGAAGAAAAGAAGGTCAACCTGAACAATGAGCGTTTCTATGATCCGGGTGCAATTGAAGTTGGAGGCGCAAGGCTTCGCTGCTGGAAGAAGGGCGGCCATGGTAGCCAAACTTTTCTGGAAGTTGTTGAGAACTCCTGCAACCCGGGCTTTGTGACGCTTGGGCAGCGGCTGGGCAAAGATAAGCTGTTCGAATATATTAAAAATTTTGGCTTTGGCACAAAAACAGGCATTGATATCGGCGGCGAGGAAAACGGCATTATGTTTAAGCTGAGCCGTGTCGGGCCGGTGGAGCTGGCGACGACCGCTTTCGGCCAAGGGGTTTCGGTTACGCCCATTCAGCAAATTACCGCTGTCTCAGCTGCTATTAATGGCGGTACGCTGTACAAGCCGCATGTGGTGAAGGGCTGGATAAATCCGGACACCGGGGAGACGGTGGAAACCGTAGAGCCGGAGGCGGTGCGAACGGTTATTTCTGAGGAGACGTCGAAGGCGGTACGGGAGGCGCTGGAAAGTGTCGTAGCAAAAGGAACCGGGAGAAATGCGTTTATAGATGGCTACCGCGTAGGCGGCAAGACCGGTACGGCGCAAAAGGTCGTAGGTGGCAAATATTCGCCAAACGAGCATATCGTTTCCTTTATCGGCTTTGCCCCAGCGGATGATCCGGAAATCGTCATTTACGTAGCGGTCGACAACCCGCAAGGGATCCAGTTCGGGGGCCTCGTTGCGGCGCCGATCGTGCGCAATATGATGGAGGACGCCTTGACGGTGCTGCAGGTGCCGCAAAGGGAGAAGCAGATTGGCAAAGTATATAAATACGGCGAGACGCCAATTGTCGCTGTCCCTAATCTGATCGGCAAGTCGGTGTCCGATATTTATGAGGATTTGAACATGAACTTCAACCTCAGCTCGGCAGGGACGGGGCAGACGGTTATTCGCCAAGCGCCTGTTGCTGGCACGCGGGTGGATCGCGGCTCTACGATACGCATCTATTTAGGCGACGAGGATGATATATCTCATACGCATTGA
- a CDS encoding penicillin-binding transpeptidase domain-containing protein has product MAKQRWADTETLVANRGTITDRNGNVLAMDALAYNVAVNPKQIDSLGIADKVVEGLNAILNKPQDELRKIITAQNDKGEYYAQREIRDGGWNIDKSVADKIKELRDELKKEKKVSDVGIYLYDDQKRYYPRNAMASQLIGYVDKDGKALAGIESFFNDKLEGTNGEIKYEKDGKRVQLAEGDVVYEPVVDGQDITLTLDNEIQHYVEDAIKEVANKYQPKSITAIAADPNTMEILAMANYPTFNPNTYWDTNFENAYNHAIKSLYEPGSTFKIVTLAAAVEEGLFEPNATFQSGSINVPGSPVRDSNRIGWGKISYLDGLKHSSNVAFVKLGWQMLGGEKLVDYINRFGFGQPTGIQLGNESKGVININLSIPSDIARASFGQGPVSVTPIQQIAAVAAVANGGNLMQPQIIKQIYNPNTNTTEKFEPKVVRKVISEDTSKKVGEYLEQVVSDQVNGTGKNAYIEGYRVAGKTGTAQKIINGKYSKNKYVVSFIGYAPVENPKVVVYIVVDEPNDPLAGGGKVAAPAFKEIVYKTLRHMGVMPDNATVESSTDKKTPTVQLPDVTEMNLSQAQEELKARNVMFEVVGTGTTVVKQVPAAGENIVGTQRVYLVTEQQDKLTIPDMTGLSLRDALEVASLMDVQLLAEGEGFIISQKEEKQGDKRILRVQLSPPTGAEGAVTAEEALANAQNEAGAEAEAGTEAETGTEAEAGTEE; this is encoded by the coding sequence ATGGCAAAACAACGCTGGGCGGATACAGAAACTTTAGTCGCGAACAGGGGGACCATTACGGATCGCAATGGCAATGTGCTGGCAATGGATGCACTTGCCTATAATGTAGCAGTTAATCCGAAGCAGATTGATAGTTTGGGCATTGCCGATAAGGTCGTAGAAGGGCTAAATGCGATTTTGAACAAGCCGCAGGATGAGCTGCGCAAAATCATAACCGCCCAAAACGATAAAGGCGAATATTACGCGCAGCGCGAAATTCGCGACGGCGGCTGGAATATCGACAAATCGGTAGCCGATAAAATCAAGGAACTGCGGGATGAGCTAAAGAAAGAAAAGAAGGTAAGTGACGTTGGCATTTATTTATATGATGATCAAAAACGCTATTATCCTCGCAATGCAATGGCATCCCAACTGATAGGCTACGTGGACAAGGATGGTAAAGCGCTCGCGGGCATTGAATCCTTTTTCAATGACAAGCTCGAGGGCACGAATGGTGAAATCAAGTATGAGAAGGATGGCAAGCGTGTTCAGCTCGCAGAAGGCGACGTTGTTTACGAGCCAGTCGTAGACGGGCAGGATATTACGCTGACTCTCGATAACGAAATTCAGCATTATGTAGAGGACGCTATCAAGGAAGTGGCGAATAAATATCAGCCCAAAAGCATAACGGCGATTGCGGCTGACCCCAATACGATGGAAATTCTCGCCATGGCGAATTATCCGACCTTTAATCCGAATACGTATTGGGATACGAACTTTGAAAATGCATACAACCACGCCATCAAGTCCTTGTACGAGCCGGGTTCAACGTTCAAAATTGTAACGCTGGCGGCTGCGGTTGAAGAAGGGCTGTTCGAACCGAATGCGACCTTTCAATCCGGCAGCATTAATGTGCCAGGTAGTCCCGTTCGTGATTCCAACCGGATAGGCTGGGGGAAAATCTCTTATTTGGATGGCCTGAAGCATTCCAGTAACGTCGCTTTCGTTAAATTAGGCTGGCAAATGCTCGGCGGCGAGAAGCTGGTTGATTACATTAATCGCTTTGGATTTGGGCAGCCGACAGGCATTCAACTGGGCAATGAATCAAAGGGTGTTATCAATATTAATTTGAGTATTCCCAGTGATATAGCGCGGGCATCGTTTGGACAAGGTCCCGTATCTGTAACGCCGATTCAACAAATCGCTGCAGTCGCTGCAGTGGCAAACGGCGGCAATTTAATGCAGCCGCAAATTATTAAGCAAATTTACAACCCGAACACGAATACGACCGAGAAGTTTGAGCCGAAGGTTGTGCGCAAGGTCATTTCCGAGGATACGTCGAAAAAGGTCGGCGAATATTTGGAGCAGGTCGTATCCGACCAAGTAAACGGAACTGGGAAAAACGCCTACATTGAGGGCTACCGTGTAGCAGGCAAGACCGGTACGGCGCAAAAAATTATTAATGGGAAATATTCCAAAAATAAATATGTCGTTTCGTTTATCGGCTACGCGCCGGTTGAAAATCCGAAGGTCGTCGTCTATATTGTCGTCGATGAGCCTAATGATCCGCTCGCGGGCGGAGGCAAGGTTGCAGCACCAGCCTTCAAGGAAATCGTCTACAAAACATTGCGCCATATGGGCGTCATGCCGGATAACGCGACAGTGGAATCGTCGACCGATAAAAAGACGCCAACCGTTCAACTGCCGGATGTCACCGAAATGAACTTGTCTCAAGCGCAAGAGGAGCTTAAAGCGCGCAATGTGATGTTTGAGGTCGTGGGCACCGGGACGACAGTAGTCAAGCAGGTTCCGGCAGCAGGGGAAAATATTGTGGGGACCCAGCGTGTTTATCTCGTTACGGAACAGCAGGACAAGCTGACCATTCCCGACATGACAGGGCTGTCGCTGCGTGATGCGCTGGAGGTTGCTTCACTGATGGATGTGCAGCTGCTGGCAGAAGGGGAAGGCTTTATCATTTCCCAGAAGGAAGAGAAGCAGGGGGACAAGCGGATTTTGCGCGTACAGCTTTCACCTCCAACAGGAGCCGAGGGGGCTGTCACAGCAGAGGAAGCATTGGCAAATGCACAGAACGAGGCTGGAGCGGAAGCAGAGGCTGGCACAGAAGCAGAGACTGGCACAGAAGCAGAGGCCGGCACAGAAGAATAG
- a CDS encoding cell division initiation protein, whose protein sequence is MAYTNGNLALQPKKKPEQKPAIKQNKRVVVKRKTITMQEKLLYLFTVIACVLVAGVIIFRYAEIYKMSVEIKHVTSEYEAVNVELKELKKQVEMLSDPEFIRKMAESQGMVNNYQPGITVNTGKEESATAMGE, encoded by the coding sequence GTGGCCTATACGAATGGGAATTTGGCTCTGCAGCCTAAGAAAAAACCGGAGCAGAAGCCAGCAATTAAGCAAAACAAACGGGTGGTTGTAAAAAGAAAAACGATAACGATGCAGGAAAAGCTATTGTATTTGTTTACAGTAATCGCATGCGTGCTTGTTGCAGGCGTTATTATTTTCAGGTATGCCGAAATTTATAAAATGAGCGTAGAAATAAAACACGTGACCAGTGAATATGAAGCGGTGAACGTGGAGCTGAAAGAGCTGAAGAAGCAGGTTGAAATGCTGAGCGATCCGGAGTTTATTCGGAAAATGGCGGAAAGCCAGGGGATGGTCAACAATTATCAGCCAGGCATAACTGTAAATACAGGCAAAGAGGAATCGGCTACTGCAATGGGTGAGTAG
- the rsmH gene encoding 16S rRNA (cytosine(1402)-N(4))-methyltransferase RsmH: MFQHVTVLMEEAVDGLAIKPDGIYVDCTLGGAGHSERIASSLGEGGRLIAFDQDDIALNHAKIRLAPYLDKVTLVKSNFRYLEQMLLTCDVPVVDGVPQVDGILFDLGVSSPQLDEAERGFSYNHDAPLDMRMDQGGAMTAHEIVNTWDEREISRILSHYGEEKFARSIARTIIKTRESKTIETTGELVELIKLSIPAAARRTGGHPAKRTFQALRIAVNDELRAEEEALEQAIRCLNPGGRAAVITFHSLEDRICKQLFASLLEKCTCPPDFPKCVCGGTGKLRLVNRKPIVPSEQELETNPRARSAKLRIAEKL, encoded by the coding sequence GTGTTTCAGCATGTAACAGTACTTATGGAGGAAGCGGTTGACGGCCTGGCCATTAAGCCGGACGGCATTTACGTCGATTGCACGCTCGGCGGGGCGGGACACAGTGAACGCATTGCGTCGAGTTTGGGCGAGGGAGGACGGTTAATCGCTTTTGATCAGGATGATATTGCGCTGAACCACGCAAAGATCAGGCTTGCACCGTATTTGGATAAAGTAACGCTTGTAAAAAGCAATTTTCGTTATTTGGAACAAATGCTGCTCACTTGCGATGTGCCAGTTGTGGACGGCGTACCTCAGGTAGATGGCATCCTGTTTGACCTTGGCGTATCAAGCCCTCAGCTCGATGAGGCAGAGCGCGGCTTTAGCTATAATCATGACGCGCCGCTTGATATGCGGATGGATCAAGGCGGGGCAATGACCGCTCATGAAATTGTCAACACATGGGACGAACGTGAAATCTCGCGGATTCTGTCCCATTATGGCGAGGAGAAGTTTGCCAGATCCATCGCCAGGACGATTATCAAAACAAGGGAAAGCAAGACGATTGAAACGACAGGAGAGCTTGTCGAGCTAATTAAGCTGTCCATTCCTGCTGCGGCAAGACGCACTGGCGGACATCCTGCAAAGCGTACGTTCCAGGCGCTGCGGATTGCCGTTAATGATGAGCTGCGCGCGGAGGAAGAAGCTTTGGAGCAGGCGATTCGCTGCCTGAATCCGGGCGGCCGGGCGGCCGTCATTACGTTTCATTCCCTGGAGGATCGAATCTGCAAGCAACTATTTGCGAGCCTTTTAGAAAAATGCACTTGTCCGCCGGATTTCCCTAAATGTGTGTGCGGCGGCACAGGAAAGCTTCGGTTAGTGAACCGCAAGCCCATTGTTCCGAGTGAGCAGGAGCTGGAGACTAATCCACGCGCTCGTTCGGCCAAGCTGCGAATCGCAGAAAAATTGTGA
- the mraZ gene encoding division/cell wall cluster transcriptional repressor MraZ — protein MFMGEYQHSVDDKGRLIVPAKFRDSLGASFIATRGLDNCLFVYPMSEWTVLEQKLKSLPLMKADARAFTRFFFSGATECELDKQGRVNLPGHLREYAKIDKDCMVLGVSSRVEIWSKAVWDGYYAESEQTFNEIAEKLVDFDFNF, from the coding sequence ATGTTCATGGGCGAATATCAACACAGCGTTGATGACAAAGGTCGGCTTATCGTACCAGCCAAATTCCGTGATTCACTAGGCGCTTCCTTTATTGCCACCCGCGGTCTCGACAACTGCTTGTTTGTTTATCCTATGAGCGAATGGACAGTGCTTGAGCAGAAGCTCAAATCGCTTCCGCTCATGAAGGCAGATGCAAGGGCGTTCACCCGGTTCTTTTTCTCCGGGGCAACCGAATGCGAGCTGGATAAACAGGGAAGGGTAAACTTGCCGGGACATCTTAGAGAATATGCGAAAATTGACAAGGATTGTATGGTTCTGGGGGTTTCAAGCAGGGTAGAAATATGGAGCAAGGCAGTTTGGGACGGCTACTATGCAGAGTCCGAGCAAACCTTTAATGAAATTGCCGAGAAGCTGGTCGACTTTGACTTCAACTTTTAA
- a CDS encoding DUF4349 domain-containing protein encodes MTEIEKTKWRMKESTNESGLSKKFILLPALLMLAFMLLLSACSSANSDYASEGEMGRAQTSSEKLEEQSSSSSKSDGAAAATEASGALDNKALTTAPADSPIDSMTIGGEAFNQKLIYTATMTMEVADYEAAAQQLRNAIHQAGGYILAFQDGQYGNEKGANYTIKVPAQGFMPFVERLEGIENKHLERELKGTDVTEEYVDLEARLKAKQVVEQRLLAFMDKAEKADDLVKFSQQLAKVQEEIEQIKGRTRYLDKNVAFSTIELRLYQPIDGSVKTDKEEKSLGGKMLSSFKASYEGTWNVLQGLLVFLAGALPALVIPAIIGLVIWWFVRRSRAKTSPAKPEPEQQ; translated from the coding sequence ATGACAGAAATAGAGAAAACAAAATGGAGAATGAAAGAGAGCACAAATGAAAGCGGCTTAAGTAAAAAATTTATTTTACTGCCGGCATTGCTCATGCTGGCTTTTATGCTGCTGCTTTCGGCCTGCTCGTCTGCAAACAGCGATTATGCATCCGAGGGGGAAATGGGCAGAGCCCAGACCTCTAGCGAGAAGCTTGAGGAGCAGAGCAGCAGTTCAAGCAAGAGTGATGGTGCAGCTGCTGCTACAGAAGCGAGCGGTGCTTTAGACAATAAAGCGTTGACGACCGCACCCGCAGACAGTCCCATCGACAGCATGACGATAGGAGGAGAAGCTTTTAACCAAAAGCTGATCTATACGGCGACAATGACGATGGAGGTTGCCGACTATGAGGCGGCGGCCCAGCAGCTGCGTAATGCCATCCATCAAGCTGGCGGGTACATTCTTGCTTTTCAGGATGGGCAGTATGGCAATGAGAAGGGGGCGAACTATACGATCAAGGTGCCGGCTCAAGGATTTATGCCATTTGTGGAGCGGCTGGAGGGGATCGAGAACAAGCATCTGGAGCGCGAGCTGAAAGGAACCGATGTGACGGAGGAATACGTCGATCTGGAAGCGAGGCTGAAGGCGAAGCAGGTGGTGGAGCAAAGGCTGCTTGCTTTCATGGATAAGGCGGAAAAAGCGGATGATTTGGTCAAATTTTCGCAGCAGCTTGCCAAGGTTCAGGAGGAAATTGAACAGATCAAAGGGCGCACCCGCTATTTGGACAAAAATGTAGCTTTCTCAACGATTGAGCTGAGGCTGTATCAGCCGATTGATGGGTCAGTGAAGACGGATAAGGAAGAGAAATCGCTAGGCGGAAAAATGCTGTCATCCTTCAAAGCAAGCTACGAAGGAACATGGAACGTCCTTCAAGGGCTGCTCGTTTTCCTCGCAGGAGCGCTTCCCGCACTCGTTATTCCTGCAATCATCGGGCTGGTCATATGGTGGTTTGTACGTCGCTCCCGCGCCAAAACATCGCCTGCAAAGCCAGAGCCAGAGCAGCAATAG
- a CDS encoding adenosylhomocysteinase, producing the protein MSTIDKSIIRDIKLAPEGHLKIDWVSAHMPVLSSIREQFEKEQPFKGLKVSIALHLEAKTAYLAKVVKAGGAEVTIAGSNPLSTQDDICAALVEDGITVFAKHNPSPEEYNELIIKAIESKPDLIIDDGGELITLLHKDRPDLRENLRGGAEETTTGIIRLKAMEKDGTLQLPMVAVNDAYCKYLFDNRYGTGQSVFDSLNKTTNLVIAGKTVVVVGYGWCGKGVAMRAKGLGAKVVVTEVDAIRAVEAHMDGFTVLPMMEAVKLGDVFITVTGNRDNIRGEHYKVMKGGAILANAGHFDVEFNIPELKALSTNVRTVRNNIEEYQLEDGRSIYVIAKGRLVNLAAGDGHPAEIMDTTFALQALSLRYVNEQYKALGKKVVNLPYELDESVARIKLESLGISIDTLTAEQIAYQDSWNV; encoded by the coding sequence ATGAGCACAATTGACAAAAGCATTATTCGCGACATTAAGCTTGCCCCGGAAGGACATTTGAAAATTGATTGGGTTAGCGCCCATATGCCTGTGCTTTCCAGCATTCGCGAGCAATTTGAGAAGGAACAGCCTTTCAAAGGCTTGAAAGTATCGATTGCGCTGCATTTGGAAGCGAAAACGGCTTATTTGGCTAAAGTGGTAAAGGCTGGCGGAGCGGAAGTTACAATTGCGGGCAGCAATCCGCTGTCCACGCAGGATGACATTTGTGCGGCGCTCGTAGAAGACGGCATTACCGTGTTTGCAAAGCATAATCCTAGCCCGGAAGAGTACAATGAGCTCATTATTAAAGCGATCGAATCGAAGCCGGACCTTATTATTGACGACGGCGGCGAGCTGATTACGCTATTGCACAAAGACCGCCCGGATTTGCGTGAAAATCTTCGTGGCGGCGCGGAAGAAACGACGACGGGCATCATTCGTCTGAAAGCGATGGAGAAGGATGGCACGCTGCAGCTTCCGATGGTTGCGGTTAATGATGCCTACTGCAAATATTTGTTCGACAACCGTTATGGTACAGGCCAATCGGTATTTGACTCGCTCAACAAAACGACGAACCTCGTTATTGCCGGCAAAACCGTCGTAGTCGTAGGCTACGGCTGGTGCGGCAAAGGCGTAGCGATGCGCGCCAAAGGCCTTGGCGCCAAAGTAGTTGTCACTGAAGTGGACGCGATTCGTGCCGTGGAAGCGCATATGGACGGCTTCACCGTGCTGCCGATGATGGAAGCGGTCAAGCTGGGCGATGTATTCATTACGGTAACAGGCAACCGCGACAACATTCGCGGCGAGCATTACAAGGTGATGAAAGGCGGCGCGATTTTGGCGAACGCTGGACACTTTGATGTGGAATTCAACATTCCTGAGCTTAAGGCGCTTTCTACCAATGTGCGCACCGTTCGCAACAATATTGAGGAATACCAGTTGGAAGATGGCAGAAGCATCTATGTCATTGCCAAAGGACGCCTTGTCAACTTGGCAGCTGGCGATGGCCACCCGGCAGAAATTATGGATACGACGTTTGCGCTTCAAGCGCTGTCGCTTCGCTATGTGAATGAGCAATATAAAGCGCTGGGCAAAAAAGTGGTTAATTTGCCGTATGAGCTGGACGAAAGCGTAGCGCGCATCAAGCTGGAATCGCTGGGCATCAGCATCGATACGCTGACAGCAGAGCAAATTGCTTATCAGGATAGCTGGAACGTTTAA